A stretch of the Planktothricoides raciborskii GIHE-MW2 genome encodes the following:
- a CDS encoding CAP domain-containing protein, producing the protein MAIDIYAKSPLDGLEEEEAKLYALINDYRKQNGLPSIPASNALTTVANRHLQDVAENLQIVRLDDPRNPHSWSYGAYDGSDSSTWPNMWTAPQRLNTGYPGNGYENFARTTADFMSAEQALEVWKNSPPHNAVILNQGIWSDRPWNALGVGIYKGFAALWFGEEPDPTGEPVKNQGSTIDEDEQGRTDLISFVPMLGEVIPEFRRQSLAGITEPANQSFVFADFSAENDVVQLTPEISRQNPGGVRAFDGDDLIVGSSDRDIVNGNRGNDTIQGSGGDDYLRAGQDNDWLEGNDGNDILNGNRGDDTVYGGAGNDLVRGGQGNDLLIGGDGDDVLIGDFGTDTLTGGLGADKFIIRADTVVGETNPNLADLITDFGLGDEIVIVGNQETIQLVASGSDTVIQLSGGDILTVVANVTPGNLQGSVLAAFSSDRAMSIG; encoded by the coding sequence GGTGGCGAACCGCCATTTGCAGGATGTGGCGGAAAATCTGCAAATAGTGAGGTTGGATGACCCCCGCAATCCCCATTCCTGGAGTTATGGCGCTTATGATGGGAGCGATTCTAGCACCTGGCCAAATATGTGGACGGCACCGCAGCGACTGAATACGGGTTATCCGGGAAATGGATATGAGAATTTTGCCAGAACAACGGCTGATTTTATGTCTGCGGAACAGGCTTTGGAAGTCTGGAAAAATAGCCCGCCTCATAATGCGGTGATTCTGAATCAGGGTATCTGGAGCGATCGCCCCTGGAACGCTTTGGGAGTTGGTATCTATAAGGGGTTTGCTGCCTTATGGTTCGGGGAGGAACCAGACCCCACTGGTGAACCAGTAAAAAACCAAGGTTCAACAATAGATGAAGACGAGCAGGGTCGCACAGACTTAATATCATTCGTTCCTATGTTGGGAGAGGTGATACCAGAATTTCGCCGCCAGAGTCTCGCGGGGATAACGGAACCGGCAAATCAGTCTTTTGTATTTGCAGATTTTTCAGCGGAGAATGATGTGGTGCAGTTAACCCCGGAAATTAGCCGCCAAAACCCCGGAGGAGTGCGGGCTTTTGATGGGGATGATTTGATTGTGGGGTCGAGCGATCGGGATATCGTCAATGGCAACCGAGGGAACGATACCATCCAGGGTAGTGGGGGAGATGATTACCTGCGTGCCGGTCAAGATAATGATTGGCTTGAAGGCAATGATGGGAATGACATTCTCAATGGCAATAGGGGTGATGATACGGTATATGGCGGCGCCGGAAATGATTTGGTGCGCGGCGGTCAGGGAAATGATTTGTTAATTGGCGGTGATGGGGATGATGTGTTAATTGGGGATTTTGGTACTGATACCCTCACTGGGGGTCTTGGTGCCGATAAGTTTATTATCCGCGCTGATACGGTGGTGGGCGAAACTAATCCTAATTTGGCAGACCTGATTACTGATTTTGGCCTTGGGGATGAAATTGTGATTGTGGGCAATCAGGAAACGATTCAATTAGTCGCCAGTGGTAGTGATACGGTGATTCAGTTGAGCGGTGGCGATATTTTGACCGTGGTGGCAAATGTGACGCCGGGGAATTTGCAAGGGTCAGTTTTGGCGGCTTTTAGTAGCGATCGCGCCATGAGTATCGGGTAA